Sequence from the Trichomycterus rosablanca isolate fTriRos1 chromosome 10, fTriRos1.hap1, whole genome shotgun sequence genome:
ccatatagaagcactttgtagttctacaattactgactgtagtccatctgtttctctgcatgctttgttaacatgcttttactctgttcttcaatggtcaggaccaccacagagcaggtattatttaggtggtggatgattctcagcactgcagtgacactgacatggtggtggtgtgttagtgtgtgttgtgctggtatgagtggatcagacacagcagcgctgctggagtttttaaaacaccgtgtccactcactgtccactctattagacactcctacctagtcggtccacgttgtagatgtaaagtcagagacgatcgttcatctattgctgctgtttgagtcggtcatcttctagaccttcatcagtggtcacaggacgctgcccacggggcgctgttggctggatgtttttggttggtggactattctcagtccagcagtgacagtgatgtgtttaaaaactccagcagcgctgctgtgtctgatccactcataccagcacaacacacactaacacaccaccaccatgtcagtgtcacagcagtgctgagaatgatccaccacctaaataatacctgctctgtgggggtcctgtgggggtcctgaccattgatgtaTGTGCTGCTAAAACAGTAACATAGTAATAAGGGATCCAGTCATaacaaggggtgtccacatacttttggccttaaagTGACCTTAAAAATGGTACAGCAGAAAGACTATTACAATCAAAGACATGCCTGAAGCAAGACTGTGGCTTAGCTGACGAGAGCTCATCTCCTTGTGGAACTTGTGCTGTTCCATGCACAGGCTGCAGAGGTACTTGGCGATTCTAGACTTTTCCATGAGAAACGTGTGCTTCCTCACGCCAGCGCTGCTCTCGATCACAAATTTACGCTTCTGTGAGAAAAAAGAACCAAATATACAAACCTTCgccataaatacattaaaaaaacacatcattTCAACATTGTAAAGTCAACACAAACACTGGAACAAGTTCAACAGGGTCAGGCTGGGGTtgagggttctgtgcaggctagTGGACCTGGAGTTCCACCACAATAGTGCTGGAacatgggtgtggctgaagcaCCTGAACTCAAGAGTtatcaggggtgtccacatactttggctCTAGATAAAATCTAGGACAGAAAGGGTTCACCAGGAAGCATATTCCTTTCTGTAGGTGCTTACGTACAGCTGCAGATATTCTGACGATCTCTTGCCAGTGGAACCTAAATCTTGAGGTGTGGACGTTATTTATATATTCGTGGACGACGATGCCTTTGGCGCAGACGCCCAGGAGCAGCTCTCCAACGCTGGGCTTCTTCTGGCTGGCAGCACGGTGAAACAGTAGACCGTACTCAGAAAGCTGCTGAACGACCTGTGCATTAAAGACCAATAAAAGTATAGTGGGTGTGTACATAGTTTTGCTTATATAAAGTAATTCATATGTAATAATACAAGTAACTGCATGATTATGGTTGTAAACCTTGATGAATTCGAGCTCCGACTCCTCGGCGGTCATGTTGGCATTAATGCCGTGTAGTTGGCGcagtttttttttcaagcaAGGCAGCGCGATTTTCTCCAAGATGCTCCTGGGGACGTAGTGCTCCGGTTGATAGTAGTCCCTCCCGTACACCTAAACAAacgacagacacacagacaaactaATTAACATGCTCTTGATGACTGGGTGAGGTCTGTTGGTAGCACTACCCCCTCATGGGTCGCTTCTGGAGAGCCCCTATCTGACGTTCCATCTGGAAAATGGCCAGTTATTGCCTctccagattttctcactgcccccccccaAGCGCAACTCAAGCAAAGgctattttttaacattatctCTGAACCTGTAACATGGCGAGCGGCTTCTGTtactaccgtgggaattagaaaatGTTTGGTTATTGTTTTAGGTAGTTTTCACTTTTAGTCTCAGTACTGCTGTGTTTGCGCAGgttatatcagcataacaacctgtttattaccccgctgtttgagtagcacaGTAGGCAGAGCGCAGGGCGTATGattttccgccctaggttcaaaactaaagtaacacaagcagggttggcgctatgggggcgctggggtgggcattgccccccctagattttctcactgccccccccaagcaacgcagtccagaaccgtgGCTGCTTTgtggttataaatgtaaacagaatagcatcgttttttttttttttttataaacaagGACATGTGTATTCGgttactattaaaaatgtacaaatttattcacccagcaaacacaactatgtcaCTTTGTGGTGATAcaccatgatggtaacgttgttgCATGATGGACccctttaaacaactgaatttatttacaaccctactgagagcagctacttacaaaaatttatatattacaatattacacATTAAGGTCATTCAGATTTAgtaatttgatgatgcatctaccttaattattgaaaaagtatcggtattgattcaagattcaagattcaagattagTATTGATATCggtgatactggccctgtatttacttggtatcggatcgataccaaattttgcagtatcacaCACCTCTAACTccaactcaacaactggagttCAAACTCTTTGCAGTGGTGGGCTAAATTATTAGATTGCCGCACCTCTTGAACGCCCAATATTCCATTTGACTGAATGTTGACTTTCTTAACTGGGTTTCAGCCAtgcccattgctaacaggtgaatcCAGATGAATCATCCAGAACActttagggaagacccttttcTATTTCAGCCAAGCCACTTCCATTAGGACATGGTTTAACAAGTTTGGCTGGACATAGCCCTGACCTCAAGCTTTGAGAGGTTATGAGATGCAGAGGTTCCTTCAATCAGTGAGCATAAATTCCCACTGAAAAGCTTCAAAATTGTGTGGACAGCCTTTCTAAAACAGCTGAAGCTGTTCCATCCACGGCATTTCCAAGGAGACCAAGTGCATATCAATTCCCATGGTTCTAggacaggatgtccaacaagccagtggtctggtgtccacatagttttggcacCGAAGTGTAGCATTACCTCCGGGATGATGTCCCCAAATTCAGCCTGGAGAGCCAAAGCGGCGAGAAGCAGGCCTGTTTCTTCATTACAGGGAAGTCGATCTTCCAAAATGTCCCTCCTGAGCTGCTGGTAGTACTGGTGACGGCTCAGCCTGTGCCTGCAAGAGAAGCCAACGtgaggaagatgatgatgaggacgATGAAGATGATGGTGATGAACATATCCATGATGTGAAGAGTCTTACAGAAGCAGAGTGACGTCACTGACAAAAAACTTGATCCGGAAGTGAAGGACGAACATGGACGTTGGTGCTTTTTTCCAGCTCTCTGGGGCGACTTTGGAAATTTTGGTCTCATTGGGCAGGAAGAAGAACTCATTCGCTAAAGGAACAGAGAGAGACGTTCGTACAAAATAAActagatggccaaaagtatgtggacgcctgactatatacttgttggacatccaagtGTAAATACGGAGTTGCCCCCTTCACCTTGCCCAACATAACAGCCTCCAGTCTACTGAAAAGACAATCTTCTGGGTGGGGGGAGCATTTGTAAGGACAGGCACTGGTGTTGGACAAGCCTGGCTTGccatcaacattccaattcccCCCAAATGTCTTCaatagggttgagatcaggatCAGTGCTGGCCATTGGAGTTCCTCTACTCCAAACTCATAGGCAAACCTTGTCTTTATGGACAATAGGAAGGAAAGATGGCCTGAAACAtttgaactcaataattagaagaagtgtccagatacttttggctcaCTGGATGATGCATAGAACTGACAAGAGCACACGTTACCATAAGTGTAGGCGAGGCCAAAGTAGAAGTGCTCCACCAATTCTGAATGGGCAGTGATCATATCAAAGACGTCGCCCCCTCTGGTCTTGGCATCACATTTGACCAGGATGTTTTGTCCGTTTGGCATGACCACTTTGACGTCCCTCTGGGTGGAACAAGACTTCCCTTTCTTCGACTGCACAAGGAAAAGAAACATGAAAAGAACATTGGATACACTAaaggaccaaaagtatgtggacagcgcTGCTATGTATTGAGATCTGGCGTTTTAGTTACACACAGGAGTGGCAGGAACTCCAGGAACCTCAACCTCAATGTTTgaagaactgaggacactaactgtTTCAGTTGTACAGAGTGGACGTTgcctgattctcctcttcatgatgtgccgtacattttcaataggagacagatctggactgcaggcaggccggtcaagcacacacactcgaAGTCTACGAAGCCACGCTGGTGTAGAGCGAGAATGATGCCAGGCAtcgtcttactgaaataatcacAGACTTCGCGGGAAAGGATGCCACcttgcaagtcacccatgtcaGGGGGCAGTGATTTGGACCTATCTGGAACATGGACCTATCTGACCACAGGACATTTCTACCGTCTTTCGGTTCCTATGAGATAGAGAACACTTCATGTATCACTTTGCACTTTGGTTggatttcttgatgcagcggcgtGCTGTGTTAAATGACAACGGTTTTCTGAGGTACtacaagcccatgtggctatatttatcatggtAGGATGATGGTTTCTTGTGCAATGCCATCTGAGAGAGCTCAGAAGTCACAAATACTCAactttgccctacacagactctGATTTCTTTGATTTTCCTGAATCCTTTGACAatgttatgtacagtagatggtaaaagagccaaattatttacaatcttgcattgagaagtATGGACAGGAGCTAATGGTCAGAAGGCTTTGGACACTACTTCTAGTGCGCCaaggcaaggatcaaacccagagtCCGGCTGTCTGAACTCACCACATTGGAACTGGGCATCTCCAAGACGATAAACGGCTCAGCTAGCATTCGGACAAACTCCGGCCCCACGTTCTACAAAACAGAGACAAGGCTTAGCATCATCAAAATCATCTGGGACTTACAGTATACCTTTAAAATActctatacggccaaaagtatgtggacacctgaccatgagcttgtttgacatttaaTTCCAAAGGtttgagcattaatatggaacTGATCCCCTCCTGCAGCCACCATTCTTTTGGGAATTTGTTTCACATATAACATTGTATATCATCTACTGTACAAAACATGGTCAAAATATTTAGGGAATTTAGGCAAAATTGACTGACGCTCACAATTGGTGCTCCATATAAATCCAAAGGTCTTTACTAGTTGAGATCAGGGCACTGTGAAgcccactggagtttctccaaaCTAATGTATTCATAGACCTCGATTTATAAACAAGCTAaacaagaaagggccttcccaaaCTGTTTCATTCAACCCAATAATGTAGGatgggatgtccacatactttgtgaTGGAAAAGTTGTGCATTAAATCCTTATAGTTGTTAAATTGCTATGTTGGTACTTGCGATGTAGCcgggagtctaaagtacagagataagcagCAGGTCTGTCATTAAGCTGTCGTAAAGCTGTTGTacgcagataagaaacaacagtcaGCACataatggaggttccaaagtccaacactcaatgtgatgtgactagagcagtataaagggaggctCATAGTATCTGTTCATggttcttcagctattccacgGCTGTAAGAACTCACGATTAtgccaataaattctccaaTCCAGTCAAGTCTCACTTTTTATAGAGTAATCCAGGAATTCAGGCTTTGATGGATCCGCAAAAACACTTTCATAGCATAGCACcataaaacaaacaaagtacGACCCATTGGGGAGAAAATTATGTCAGGGTAGAGAGCAGGGTAAAGGTGGAGACAAAATACCTCTATTGACCCAAGGGGATTGAAGCAGATTACCTTCCTTTTGTTGAGACTTACTGAAGATCCTAATGACCGGTTAGGTCCATCGCTAAGAAACATGTGACCTTCATAATACGAACTGCTGGTGCTGCCTCTGTGATGGTATCTACAGGGGCTGGAAACAGAATCCAGGTACATTATCTGTAACTGATAACATatagaccaaaagtatgtggacaccggaccataagcttgttggacagacTATTTCAGAATCATTctatgcatttagcagacacttttatccaaagccacttacagttattactgaatacaatttgagcaattaagggccttgcaacagtggcaacttgacgatggtgggacttgaaccgataaccttatgattactagtctagtaccttaaccgctgagctaccactgcccattaTGATCATGATATCATGATATTACAGGCTATGATACAGAGTTGTCCTACCTTCTGAGAGTCATGCTACATCTTTACGTAGGCACGTTGCATTGGGTGTGGCTGTATCACTTGAGCTTAATAGTTAGGAagagtgtccatatacttttggccatgtagcgtATTTTAAACGTTGAGTTAGCTGGTCGTGTTTACCTGTTCGACTCGGTCTGTAAAGTGTAGGATGGTGAGCTGCTCTTGTTTAAAGACCAGCTCGGGTTCTGACCACAGATTCCTAAAGCCAGGTAGATAACGTTAGATTATGGAAGTTCTTCTCTTGTGGATTCTGGATTTTTGAGTAGAATGATCCTACCTCTCAGCTTGTCTCTGACCAACTGACTTCGGTTTGTTAGGAGAGCGGAATCACCCATCGTACTCTTGGcctaaaaacaatataaatattgGGATCAGTGGGTCAATGGTTTCTGCAATGGGGCAAACACATGAACCGACCTGCTGGGTCGAACACATAGACGTAGAAGGTTCCATAACCATTAAACCAAATGAAATGGCCTCGTAAATCCTAAGTAACTGTAGGGATTTTACATGATTCAACCTCTACCgtgcataatattatcaaaAGATTTAAGGTCTAaaccagacctgggcattgtacggccccaACCGGCccacatgaggtcagtggcacTTAAAAATCAGCCGTAAATAagtgtacatcacacatgccatataacaggattgtttatattttgacgggagcgctatttctttaaaatttccgtaagtttggatttacgtgtgtgtacgagtgtatccagcttcaccatAATGTGTCGGTGAACAGAACCGAGTGTGATTGATAGAGACggtcgagtttttaacaagacatggagttctgaagtatttattaactgaagtcaggtgtaaacCTGTTcaaggatcacaatttagggtttaaatcactgttacggtactaaacagagaaatacaagaacatgaacgatgcgaaGCGTCACACCtgactaaactgcaaaagcaacaaggactttttttttataaagtttaacacatccagaactttgaagcagtcaggaccaactttgtgattttaaaaagaatatccaacaataataAAGGACTGAAAAAATGAGGTAAAtagactccaaacaaaatagctaaataacttttttgtaaagtttaaaaacctgcacatattgttcacatttgtttttgagaaattagctgataaaatagtaaaataatgttgttttTACTCTGTCTACTTcttattttctgattgtaatatCTAAACAGCAACAgattatcagaactgtacaatgtactgctttttataaagggataaaattaatattgagcagaattaagttcaccttattggttcggccctccacaacagtctcagtttcttatgtggccccttggaaaatttaattgcccacccctggtctaaACCCTTAGTGAAAGTCTGAGGGGTTCAATCCAACCACAaggtgccaaaagtatgtgtacaccaaatcatgagcttgttagacgcCCAATTCCAAAACTATGGGGGCAATAATATACAGCTACCCCATTATTCTGTAAAGTCTGTACACAAgattttgaatttgaattttGAATTTGAAGGTCAGGATCTGATGTCGGACCAAAAGGTCTGTCTGGAAGTCGATGTTCCAATTCCTCCCAAAGGTGTACAATGGGGTTAAGTTAAATGTGATGTGACtcgagcagtataaagggaggcccaTAGCATCTGTTCATGGTTCTTCAGCTACTCCATGACTGTAAGAACTCGCgatcgtgccaataaattctccaaTCCAGTCAATTTCCTTTTCATAGCATAGTAGGGTCAGGGTAGAGAGCAGGGTAAGCGAAGAGACCTTCTTTGACTTAGGGGGATTGGAGCAGATTACCTTTCTTTCGTTTAGTGCTAAACCATGTTTTTAGGCGCacccatgctggaacaggaaagagccttccccaaactgttacgatgtgccttacaagtgtatgtaaacacaaCTTACAGGATCTTGTAGGACATCCCGAACCATCCGACTGATGAGTTTATCCGGAGGTGGAGGAACCGTGGTCTTCTGGTGCTGCTCACAGACGTCCAGCAGGAACAGCAGATCTGGTCGTCTGTGAGCTTCCTCTTCGCACATGCTCAGTAGAACGTTGTTCAGATGGTCACTCAGCTGGACAGGCTGGAGGAGGACAGAACGGTGGATTTTACAAGTGCATGGAACGCTGGATGTTGGACTCTGGACATCAACTGTTTCAAGTCAAGGACAATATCAACGGTACTGTTGATGTTCTACCTAGGAGTGAACATCCTGCGGTCAAGCGGTCAGTactacacgtgtcggagggggcgtgtgttcgTTACAACcttcctcggtcaggagtggaggtctgcagcagtagaaagGAATTGAAATGCAaatggggaattggatacgactaaaatGGAAGGAAAAATGCAAGAATAAATAGTTTTGTGATACGTTTTGATTTTAATTCCCTGTGTTCCTGCAGAACCGCCGGACTGCTTGACCCTGATGGTGGGGTTTGGTGAGATTTGGCTAAACGGGTTAACTAGGAAGGGAACTGCTTTTTTACGAGGGTGATATAGGTGTTGGATACCTTTGTTCCTTAAATAGTATGTGCAGTTTCCTTTGTGGTAAAAAAgtgtctttattttttgtttgaggACACCGTGTCCATGGGTGCCAACATGGGACAAAAAGCCAATTTAggcgtatccaattccccaaatGGCATTTCACCTATCTGCTGTAGATCTCCACTCttgactgaacacacacacacactcgctgaCACAGGTTCCCGttgggttcatacggagatccgtatcgtgcacggagagtcacgcaccgtctctgtgcagcaccatcgctcagccagcagagggtttaactgcagcagttatgaggaatcccctccaatcattgtctgtatgGGTGCTCGACCTGTCGGTAGCGCCCAAGTGCCTGTTTAATGATTACCTGATTTTGAGAAAGCCGATAGTCTAAAGTCCAGTAGAGGGTCAATCCCAGAGAGTAAACCAGCATCTAAACCAACCCAACAAGAACCAAACGTCAATAACTCTCCACACAGTAAATGAAATACAGaagcattaaaagtaaaacaatttTAGGGACTCACCTTTTCTTTGCCCGAGGAATTCCGAGGCACCTCTGGAGGAGTGAAGGAAGCCACGTCATGGGCGTGGCTGTTGGCTTTGAAGGCAACATCACCGCTCAGTGAGAGTAGAACGTTGCTGGGACTGATTATACTGCACACATTACCAGAACCTGGAGAGATCAAGACCATGACGGGCAATAAAAACAATCTGTGATTTGGTAACcacaccactgtgttccaaacttcatttAGGTAAATATTTAAAGCTTTATTATCTGTACCTTTACTCGAGAGGGTCATTAAGGCTTCAGCAGCGAACAGAAGGATGGCCcacacctcctcctcctccagggGGGTTCCACGTGACTCCAGCACCTCCAACAGGCTCACAAAAGTGCTCATCCTTCCTACAGGGGTACAAAAGGAAGGAGAAGGATATATCTAAAATTTCCAGGTATATCTGACACCAAACCACAGCTGAGACGCTGTTTTAAACCGGACAgtttttataaagaaaaaaatacgaGGTGTGGACGAAAAGTTTGGTGACTAGTCGGATATCTCGCGACAGGTTGAAACACGTGACAGGTTCAAGAATGCACACGGACATCGAGGGACACGTCTAGAAGCGACACCTAGCGTGTGGTGGGCGTGGCATTTGAACGCAGTCCGTCAAAAGGTGGCGTCGAACAGGAACGGAGCAAAGATAGAacattacatttcatttcaaattgggaaaaatggtGACAGAGACGCATGAAGTGCCGATGAAAGCGTACAGGAAGGATGCTGTAAGCCAAAAGTGTGCATACGATTGGTTTAAACGCTTTCGTCTTAGGGAGGTCGTGAAGGGATCGAGGTTTGTGGACGTCTCAGAGGTTCAACTCCGAAGGCGATTCCGAAAAAATACTTTTACGACAGTTTGAGAAGCTGTCCAAACGTTGTCAGAAGTGTGTTGTGCCTGATGGACGTTACTTTGAAGGTCAATAAAGGTATTTTGTATGTACGAGggttccgcactttttaaaactctatttattaagaatttcaaaaacaaacttcatcacttttctacatcgtcgccttccgatgcattttttctaGCGTcgaatcaactttttaatgccatcggcaaaaaatgcttttggttAAGCGTGTAGCCACTTATGCGCCCTGCTCTCACATCattatcacataaaaatcttcttccccttgaaGCTTCTttcagcgtccaaaaaggtggaaatcagatggagataAATCCGGACCATAAGAGTCTCTCAGAAACGACCGATTACTAAAGTGccgaaactttttgaagatccctcgtatatgttttgtggtttttattttaacattcaCCAAACTTATTGCCCACATCTCGTATCAGACACCTAGAGACACCAACTGATCCACTTTAGAAAGTGGATGCCTGCAAAAACATTGGGACTGGAGCACGATTACTGCTGTTATATCACCTtttcatttaacactttttttttaatttacatgtgCCACACGGCATCACTAGCAGACGTGTCTGTACTGCAGACAGGCCGGTCTAGCATCTGCACACTCAGTGTTTCCTTAGTAAACATGTAACTCCAGTACAGGAGACAACAGTCTATCTACTGAAAATCTGTTGAAATCAGTGGTGGCGAcgaagaggtgatgaaggtctcCAGTCAGCTGTTCTTTCAGCTTGTTctgagaagagccttgatgcctgtCAGCTCTGATTTCTGAAAAATGTATCAAGATGAGCCAGACTTGTTGCTCAAAGAGGGCCAGTGTGTCCTGGAGTTGCAAGACGTGCAAAATGTGGCTTGGCGTCATCACGTTGAAATAACCACAGACGTCCCTGGAAGAGATGTCCACTAGAGGGCGCCAAAATGTGTGGATATGTTTACTACAATCACTACATTACTAACAACCATTATTCTGAGTCTGTGAGGCAGTcacaccaccactggactctagagcagtggagacgtgttctctggagtgacgaatcacgcttctccgtctggcgatccgatggacgagtctgggtttggcggttgccaggagaacggtacctgtctgactgtattgtgccgagtgtaaagtgtggtggaggggggattatggtgtgggggtgtttttcaggagttgggctcggccccttagttccagtgaaaggaactcttaatgcttcagcacaccaagagattttggacaatttcatgctctcaactttgtgggaacagtttggggatggccccttcctgttccaacatgactgcgcaccagtgcacaaagcacaagctccataaagacgtggatgagccagtttggtgtggaagaacctgACTGGCctgcagagtcctgacctcaacccgatagaacacctttgggatgaattagagcggagactgtgagtcaggccttctcgtccaacatcagtgtctgacctcacagatgcgcttctggaagaatggtcaaaaattcccataaacacactcctaaaccttgtggaaagccttcccagaagagttgaagctgttatagctgcacagGGTGgagacatcatattaaaccctgtggattaagaatgggagtcactcaggttcatatgagtgtgaaggcagacgagcgaatacttttggcaatatagtatcATGGTTTTTAACACAGTgcagtctgagggatcgaaggttgCAGGCATTCACTGGTGGTTTTAGATTTTGCCCTTTATGCACAGAGACTCTACtgaattccttgaatcattaaCCTCTAATCCAAAACCAACACAACCGATGTTGCTGACCTCTTCACTGGACCGAGAACAATATGGCTGGTGTTCCTGCAGCGTTTCACAGGTGTGCAACTAAaaagctgtttgattattttcatCTAATTTCCATGTATTTTGGTGTGCTGAAAACgaaaaaaatattgtaaaaaatcCTGGACGTCAGGATTTGCCACAAAATGCAAAAATCTCTTCAAATTTAGTACATTTTTCAaaatttttggtattttttgatCTTAGGGTTTTTAACCaaatttaaagtcaaaattactattaattaattcacatcAGTGCATTCAAAATATACAATGCCAAAAAATATAACTTTCAAAGAAATGAACTTTCACAGTGAGCTAATGAAACCAGCATCAACATGTTGCAAGCTGAACGCGCAAGGCTCTGACATGCCCGGGCTTGATTCGATAGTTTTTTCTTGGTTCTCGCCTGTTCACACTTTTTTATCTCAGTTCGTGTTAGCACGTCATTATTCAACC
This genomic interval carries:
- the frmpd2 gene encoding LOW QUALITY PROTEIN: tyrosine-protein phosphatase non-receptor type 13 (The sequence of the model RefSeq protein was modified relative to this genomic sequence to represent the inferred CDS: substituted 1 base at 1 genomic stop codon), coding for MSTFVSLLEVLESRGTPLEEEEVWAILLFAAEALMTLSSKGSGNVCSIISPSNVLLSLSGDVAFKANSHAHDVASFTPPEVPRNSSGKEKMLVYSLGLTLYWTLDYRLSQNQPVQLSDHLNNVLLSMCEEEAHRRPDLLFLLDVCEQHQKTTVPPPPDKLISRMVRDVLQDPAKSTMGDSALLTNRSQLVRDKLRGICGQNPSWSLNKSSSPSYTLQTESNRXTRPANSTGSTSSSYYEGHMFLSDGPNRSLGSSVSLNKRKNVGPEFVRMLAEPFIVLEMPSSNVSKKGKSCSTQRDVKVVMPNGQNILVKCDAKTRGGDVFDMITAHSELVEHFYFGLAYTYANEFFFLPNETKISKVAPESWKKAPTSMFVLHFRIKFFVSDVTLLLHRLSRHQYYQQLRRDILEDRLPCNEETGLLLAALALQAEFGDIIPEVYGRDYYQPEHYVPRSILEKIALPCLKKKLRQLHGINANMTAEESELEFIKVVQQLSEYGLLFHRAASQKKPSVGELLLGVCAKGIVVHEYINNVHTSRFRFHWQEIVRISAAKRKFVIESSAGVRKHTFLMEKSRIAKYLCSLCMEQHKFHKEMSSRQLSHSLASGMSLITRPDACRRISCSDGTLSDGGRDVAHHDSMSKLCDHIANRIESRIKQQTDLLERSCALSPVSPRFAGSHKQSSEVPSSSSFLRDTPTNSRAPEREIIHVTLKKDPKLGLGIIIVGEDSTNGLDLGIFIASVVPGGPADQDGRIRQGGRLISLNQTSLEGVSFSEAAEIIQRSPSQVELIISQSEGTISICGLAGRKYDSQTTIGLDSCSEDGLDELVTMMMTPKLSRRLQVPEVHISSVQLLSLQKEVVKNCVGVRQNLQKAACSAGPQNSSHHKAKYMNQRQILERSECMETE